A DNA window from Calliphora vicina chromosome 1, idCalVici1.1, whole genome shotgun sequence contains the following coding sequences:
- the LOC135949392 gene encoding uncharacterized protein LOC135949392, which translates to MAPSSRTSPTRYRKDDERPSGSGTQTQSNLQSGRSTSDSTTEFETVQTHFSQQRGTTILPTALVHVEHLNENFTIRALLDAGSESSFITKRLQQNLALPLEAHNSQISGLGGTVVGNSKGKCCVTIKSRQSDFRVKIKAIVVPKLAHFLPSKPIRIHNLPEIKGLCLADPYFFKPSAIDMIIGSDYFPYINLAGVKLNVGNCLEARESYFGWYLSGPEPVSESTSFHTIVSNSEDLVLHEQLRKFWELEEAEKSDIETESDVYCENFFQQTTTRQSDGRYIVRLPFKKIFPTEIFLGPSRNMALAQYHRMETTLDKSPDLKDQYMKVLQEYLDLHHMEPVVYYEPKIEKHSSFFLPHHAVIKPESKTTKVRVVFNASKKTGSGFSLNDCLYQGPTLQKDLIQIMLRWRNYKYVFTGDIQKMYRQILIHEDDRSYQRILFRNKTDGYVNSFKLNTVTFGVNSAPFLAIRTLLELSKDCKSLYPMASAILENEVYVDDILSGGHTLEEVKLKQSELTKALESAKFPLKKMTANDQSLLKDLPREDLLDEDFLKLDASSTIKTLGIRWNAITDSFYYVVDTIEVTPSTTKRRILSVIARLFNPLGWLGPIVIIAKILMQELWEEKSDWDEGVSPLILTQWNSFLKNLPFVTNIKIPRWIGFSPQYRIEIHGFCDASEKAYCGSVYIRTESSEGQIDSNLLVAKTKVAPIKRTTIPKLELCGALLLAKLIRNLGANCQFTYELFLWTDSSIVLGWLQKPPNTYKTFVANRVAQIVNIASTHHWKHVKTEENPADIGTRGCSPQELADKELWWHGPTWLKLSKSLRPIPRTFDPTDLEVKNTTTFHLEVKCIDLLEEFSSFERALRVLCYRIRFINRILKKSFSTEKFITLDEISSMKIRLISIAQRTYFGEDYNRLKENKSLSRKSRLLSLSPFIDNDDLLRVGGRLGNSGLSYGERHPIIVPERSHLAKLLVHFTHRILLHSEHHIMLRAIRQGYYIPRVKNLIRKCIRECKACTIYKHKFQQQIMVALPPERVNFSLPFTYTGVDFAGPFSIKSSKLKKC; encoded by the coding sequence ATGGCTCCATCTTCAAGGACATCGCCCACTCGATATAGGAAAGATGATGAAAGGCCATCTGGGTCTGGAACTCAAACGCAATCAAATCTACAATCAGGAAGATCTACATCTGATAGTACTACAGAATTTGAAACAGTTCAAACTCATTTTTCTCAACAACGAGGAACTACCATTTTACCTACAGCTTTAGTTCATGTGGAACACTTAAACGAAAATTTTACTATTCGAGCGTTGTTGGATGCTGGATCGGAATCAAGTTTTATAACGAAACGTCTTCAGCAAAATCTTGCTTTGCCACTGGAGGCCCATAACTCACAGATATCAGGACTTGGTGGTACTGTTGTAGGAAATTCTAAAGGAAAATGTTGTGTCACCATTAAATCACGGCAATCCGATTTTCGGGTTAAGATTAAAGCGATTGTGGTCCCGAAATTGGCGCATTTTTTGCCGTCTAAGCCTATTCGAATTCACAATTTGCCGGAAATTAAAGGCTTATGTCTAGCAGACCCATACTTTTTTAAACCGTCAGCCATCGACATGATTATTGGTAGTGATTATTTCCCTTATATAAATTTAGCTGGAGTTAAGCTTAATGTAGGAAATTGCCTTGAAGCCAGAGAGTCCTACTTTGGATGGTATTTGTCGGGTCCTGAGCCAGTAAGCGAAAGCACTTCCTTTCATACAATAGTTTCAAATTCAGAGGATTTGGTTCTTCACGagcaattaagaaaattttgggAGCTAGAAGAGGCTGAAAAAAGCGATATAGAGACTGAGAGCGATGTTTATTGTGAAAACTTTTTTCAGCAAACCACAACTAGACAATCTGACGGGCGTTATATAGTTCGGCTtccatttaagaaaatttttcccactgaaatatttttaggcccATCGAGAAATATGGCACTTGCACAATACCACAGGATGGAAACAACTCTTGATAAATCCCCAGATTTGAAAGATCAGTACATGAAAGTTCTCCAAGAATATTTAGATCTGCACCACATGGAACCTGTTGTATATTATGAGCCTAAAATTGAAAAGCATTCATCATTTTTTCTACCACATCACGCCGTCATAAAGCCCGAAAGTAAAACGACAAAAGTACGAGTGGTATTCAATGCCTCAAAAAAGACGGGAAGTGGTTTCTCCCTGAATGATTGTTTGTACCAAGGACCCACACTTCAAAAAGATTTAATACAGATTATGCTACGTTGGCGAAATTATAAATACGTTTTTACTGGTGATATCCAGAAAATGTATCGGCAGATTTTGATTCATGAGGACGATCGTTCATACCAACGAATTTTATTTCGCAACAAAACAGACGGGTATGTGAATTCGTTTAAATTGAATACTGTTACTTTTGGGGTGAATAGTGCTCCATTTTTGGCAATCAGGACTCTCCTCGAGTTGAGTAAAGATTGCAAAAGTTTGTATCCTATGGCATCCGCCATCTTGGAAAATGAAGTATACGTGGACGACATTTTGTCTGGCGGACACACACTTGAGGAAGTCAAGCTCAAACAGAGTGAGCTTACTAAGGCTTTAGAATCagcaaaatttccattaaaGAAAATGACAGCAAACGATCAGTCTCTTCTCAAAGATTTGCCCCGGGAGGATCTTCTAGACGAAGATTTTTTGAAACTTGATGCCTCCAGCACGATAAAAACACTTGGAATTCGATGGAATGCAATAACGGATTCATTTTATTATGTTGTTGATACAATTGAAGTTACCCCCTCCACTACAAAAAGAAGAATTTTGTCGGTAATAGCAAGGTTATTTAACCCTCTAGGTTGGCTCGGCCCAATAGTCATAATTGCTAAAATACTTATGCAAGAGTTGTGGGAGGAAAAATCCGATTGGGATGAAGGTGTTTCTCCACTCATACTTACACAATGGAAttcatttttgaagaatttGCCATTTGTAACAAATATTAAGATTCCTAGATGGATAGGTTTCTCACCACAGTATCGCATAGAGATACATGGCTTCTGCGATGCCTCAGAGAAGGCTTATTGTGGTTCTGTGTACATCAGGACGGAAAGCTCAGAAGGCCAAATTGATAGTAATTTGTTAGTTGCAAAAACGAAGGTAGCTCCAATTAAGAGGACTACAATTCCAAAGCTCGAGTTGTGTGGAGCTTTATTGCTTGCTAAGCTGATCCGAAACTTAGGTGCGAACTGCCAGTTCACATACGAATTGTTCCTGTGGACAGATTCGTCTATAGTATTAGGTTGGTTACAGAAACCACCAAACACATACAAAACATTTGTTGCAAACCGTGTGGCACAGATCGTCAATATTGCAAGTACTCATCACTGGAAACATGTAAAAACAGAAGAAAATCCTGCAGATATAGGAACACGTGGATGCTCCCCGCAGGAACTAGCAGATAAAGAATTATGGTGGCATGGGCCCACCTGGCTGAAACTTTCTAAATCACTTCGGCCAATTCCACGTACTTTTGATCCAACAGACTTGGAAGTCAAAAATACTACAACCTTCCACTTAGAAGTAAAATGTATTGATTTACTTGAAGAATTTTCTTCCTTTGAAAGGGCGTTGAGAGTTCTATGCTATAGAATTCGATTTATAAATCGCATTCTTAAAAAATCTTTCTCAACTGAAAAGTTCATTACTTTAGATGAAATAAGTTCCATGAAAATTCGACTCATCTCTATTGCTCAAAGGACATATTTTGGCGAAGATTACAATCGTTTAAAGGAGAACAAATCATTAAGTCGCAAAAGCAGATTGTTGTCATTAAGTCCATTTATTGATAACGATGACCTTTTACGTGTTGGCGGTAGGCTTGGTAATTCGGGTTTAAGCTATGGAGAACGTCATCCGATTATTGTTCCAGAAAGGTCTCATCTTGCAAAACTACTTGTTCACTTTACGCATCGGATTCTGCTTCACTCCGAGCACCATATAATGTTACGAGCAATAAGACAAGGTTACTATATCCCAAGAGTTAAAAATCTCATACGAAAATGCATCCGTGAATGCAAGGCGTGTACGATTTATAAACACAAGTTCCAGCAACAAATTATGGTCGCGCTTCCCCCAGAACGAGTGAATTTCTCCCTGCCATTTACTTACACCGGTGTGGACTTTGCTGGCCCATTTAGCATTAAATCCTCCAAACTTAAGAAATGCTAA